In Streptomyces sp. WMMB303, the genomic window ATGTCGGACCTGTTCCACCAGGACGTGCCCGACGAGTACATCGCCCGCGTGTGGGCGGTGATGGCGCTGACCCCGCACCACACCTACCAGGTCCTCACCAAGCGGCACGGCCGCATGCGGTCCCTGCTCCGCAGCGGCCACTTCCGCCAGCTGTGCGAGTCGGCCGAGGCCGACCTCGTCGGCGACGAGGCAACACCGATGCCCGGCTACAAGCGCCGCGCGTACCTGCGGCAGTGGTGGAGCCACTTCGCCACGCCCCTGCCGAACGTGTGGCTGGGCGTGTCCGTCGAGGACCAGCAGCGCGCCGACCTCCGCATCCCCGCACTGCTGGAGACCCCGGCCGCCGTCCGCTTCCTGTCCTGCGAACCCCTCCTCGGGCCCGTCGAGATCACCGACCACGTGTCGCAGCCGTGCCCCTGCTGCATGGGCGAGGGCCACGACCCGGCGTGCGGCGACTGCGACGTGAACCGGTGCGAGGACGGGCACATCCGGATGCTGCACTGGGTCATCGCCGGGGGCGAATCCGGGACCGGCGCCCGCCTGATGCACCCCGCATGGGCGCGCGAGCTACGCGACCAGTGCGTCCAGGAGCACATCCCGTTCTTCTTCAAGCAGCTCGGCACCGTCGCCGCACGTGAACTCGGCGTTCCCGGCAAGGGCACCGACCTCGAACTGATCCCCGCCGACCTGCGCATCCGGGAATCCGCGTGATGCCGGCCCCGACCGTCAGCCGGGACCTGTACGCCGACAGCTACTACGGAGTCCCTCTCGTCCTCGGCGAGGACGGCGAGTGGCTCCTCACACACGACCTCCGCCGGGCCTGGGCAGCACTCAACCGCTTCCACCGCGAAGCATGCCGCGCCAACACACGCGATTACTGGGCCGACTTCCAGTGCCCCGTCGAGGAACTCATGGTGCACACCACGTGGCTGCGCGCCGAGTCCGAGGACCCCGACTACCTGTGGCACACCACCACCGCCGATGACCCGCAGGCCGTCCCCGCCACCTACATCGGCGTCTGAACCGGCCCCACGCCGACGGAACGCGCCCCCGGGGCGGGCACCCAAGGGTGTCCAGTCCAGTTCGCCCGCCCCGGGGTCCACCCATCCCGTACGAGACGAGAGGGAGGACCAGTATGACCTCCACCCGGCCCCGCACCAACGACCCGGCCCAGGCCAACGCCTACCCCG contains:
- a CDS encoding phage Gp37/Gp68 family protein — protein: MAQQSSIEWCDATWNPVTGCTKVSPGCDRCYAETFAERWRGTPGHHFEVGFDLTLRPGALTTPLRWRKPRRIFVNSMSDLFHQDVPDEYIARVWAVMALTPHHTYQVLTKRHGRMRSLLRSGHFRQLCESAEADLVGDEATPMPGYKRRAYLRQWWSHFATPLPNVWLGVSVEDQQRADLRIPALLETPAAVRFLSCEPLLGPVEITDHVSQPCPCCMGEGHDPACGDCDVNRCEDGHIRMLHWVIAGGESGTGARLMHPAWARELRDQCVQEHIPFFFKQLGTVAARELGVPGKGTDLELIPADLRIRESA